The genomic stretch GCATGACGTTGGTGTAACCGAAGCGCTTCTGAAGGTCCTTGCGGACCTCATCCTTGTACTTCACCCTGTAAACATCCGAGAAGCTGGTAAGCTCACGCTTCGCCAGAACCTTGCTCTTGGCCGGCGCCTTCTCCTTCTTGGCAGGGACTGGTGCAGTTGTTGCCTTCTTCGTCGTTTCCTTGGCTGCCATAGCGCGCCCCCTTACACCTTATCGATCGTCTCGTTGCAGACTCTGCACGAGCGAACGGACTTGTCGCCCTCGACAAGGCGATGCGCGACCCTGGTCGGCTGGTGGCAGCTTGGGCAGATGAGCATGACTTTGCTGGCAAGAATCGGGGCTTCACGCTTGGCGATCTTGCCCTGCGGCATGTCCTGCGTGGGGCGAAGGTTCTTGGAAACCATGTTGATGCCTTCAACCAGAACCTTGCCAGCGGTCGGGATCGTCTTGATGACCTTGCCCTTGTTGCTCTTGTCCTTGCCTGACAGAACGACGACTGTATCGCCTTTCCTGATATTCAAGAACTTCACAGTACCCTTCATGGTCAACTCCTACACAACTTCCGGTGCGAGCGAGGTAATCTTGAGATAGCCCTTGTCACGCAGCTCCCGGCAGACTGGTCCAAAAATACGCGTCCCCTTTGGGTTGCCATCGTCGTCGATGAGAACAGCAGCATTCTGGTCGAAACGTACCAGACTGCCATCGGGCCGACGAACTTCTCTCTTCGTCCTGACGATAACACACTTGACGACCGCGCCCTTGATGACTGCTGCGTTTGGAGCGGCCTTCTTCACGGTAACCACACACTTGTCGCCAACATGCCCCACCTGATGCTTGTTGTTCGTAAGGACCGTGATGATTCTGACTTCCTTCGCGCCGGAGTTGTCGGCGACGATCATGTGACTGTAGGGTCTAAGCATTCTGCGCCCCCGGGACAGCCGTGCCCACCTTGGTCACGACCTCGACAAGCCTCCAACGCTTTGAGCTGGAGATCGGACGGGTGAACCTCACCACGACTGTATCGCCAACAGAAGAAATGCGCCTGCTGTCGTCGGCGTACAGCTTGGTTGTGCGCACGGTGATGCGGCCGAAGCTGCCTCGAACCATGCGTTTGACCCCAACGACAACGCGACCTTCCTGTGCCTTGAGCACTATTCCCTTCTCGACAATCTCTGCAGCCATTACTTGACCTCCTGCTTCTTCGACGCGAGACCCATCGTGCGCTCGTGCTCGACCGTCAGGATCTTGGCGATATCATGACGGACTTCCTTCACGCGGGCCGTGTTCTTGAGTTGGCGTGTAGCAAGCTGAAATCTCAAGTTGAACAGCTCCCGACGAAGGTTCTCCATGTTCACTTTGAGTTCAGCGTCCGACATGTCTCTCACTTTGTTGATCCTCATTAGCTCCCCCTTGATAAGAAGCGTGTCCTGATGGGCAACTTGAAGGAAGCCAGTCTGGTGACTCGGCGAGCCTCTTCTTCGGTGATCCCGGACATTTCAAAGAGAATTCTCCCAGGCTTGACGACGGCAGCCCAATGATCGACGTCTCCCTTGCCCGAACCCATACGGGTTTCCGCTGGTTTCTTCGTAATAGGCTTATCGGGGAAGATGCGAATCCACATCTTTCCCTTCTTGTGAACGGCCGACACCAGAGACAGACGAGCTGCCTCGATCTGACGGTCCGTCACCAGGGAGCACTCCATGGCCTGCAGCCCGAATTCGCCGAACGAAAGTTCGGCACCCCGAGTGGCCATGCCGCGCATC from Coprothermobacter sp. encodes the following:
- a CDS encoding 50S ribosomal protein L24 → MKGTVKFLNIRKGDTVVVLSGKDKSNKGKVIKTIPTAGKVLVEGINMVSKNLRPTQDMPQGKIAKREAPILASKVMLICPSCHQPTRVAHRLVEGDKSVRSCRVCNETIDKV
- a CDS encoding 50S ribosomal protein L14, which encodes MLRPYSHMIVADNSGAKEVRIITVLTNNKHQVGHVGDKCVVTVKKAAPNAAVIKGAVVKCVIVRTKREVRRPDGSLVRFDQNAAVLIDDDGNPKGTRIFGPVCRELRDKGYLKITSLAPEVV
- the rpsQ gene encoding 30S ribosomal protein S17, giving the protein MAAEIVEKGIVLKAQEGRVVVGVKRMVRGSFGRITVRTTKLYADDSRRISSVGDTVVVRFTRPISSSKRWRLVEVVTKVGTAVPGAQNA
- a CDS encoding 50S ribosomal protein L29, encoding MRINKVRDMSDAELKVNMENLRRELFNLRFQLATRQLKNTARVKEVRHDIAKILTVEHERTMGLASKKQEVK
- a CDS encoding 50S ribosomal protein L16, giving the protein MLLPVRTKFRKMHRGRMRGMATRGAELSFGEFGLQAMECSLVTDRQIEAARLSLVSAVHKKGKMWIRIFPDKPITKKPAETRMGSGKGDVDHWAAVVKPGRILFEMSGITEEEARRVTRLASFKLPIRTRFLSRGS